In the genome of Peromyscus eremicus chromosome 8b, PerEre_H2_v1, whole genome shotgun sequence, the window TTAAATCACATACATTATCATGTTTCTTAActcccttattttaaaatgtgtgcgtgtgtgcgtgtgtgtgtgtgtgtgtgtgtgtgtgtgtctatgtctgagTGTCAGATTGAAGTACCCTAATATTTAGGCACATCTTGGCTCATTAATACTTTTCATAAAGAGGTTAACTTTTAATAATCATGTTCACattaatatataatatctatATATTGACTGTTCCTATCTTTGAAATACCTGAAACATTTTTAGTTACTAAAAATGTTTACagattataaaatgtttattttgcatATGCGGCTCCCTTGAGTGCTATTAACTAAGATTAATCTATATGATTCATTCACTAGATCAGTGATGATATGGATAGTTCTCCATTTCTAGCCTGTGTTATATGTCTGTTTCAATATTCTCTATTTTACAATGCAGGGTGAACAGGCTCCTTGTTGAAAAGCTTCCTCAGCCCTGGACAGCTGCCACTGCCACTGGCACCTCCAAGACAGTGACACACACCGGCTCCTGTAGGCTGTTTCTGAAATGTAATCTTTGGAGTTTGTTTGGTTTCAATTATTAAGCAGTAACTCAAATCTTTAGTTTACAAAGCATAGATAAGCTAtacatgttaaagaaaaaaaaaaaagaagaagaagtacaAAATCACACAGCAGCAGCTTACTGAGGCTGTCCTTGGAAGGATTCCTTGCTAAATAAACCAACAATCTGCTGGCCATGCACAAAAGCTTGTGTTTTAAGTGGATCATACATAGGCATTTCTAATAACTTATGGAACATTATAACTTACTAATGCACTGTCAGAAAGTGTTTCAGTGAGGCTGAGGGAAAATGACTCACAGCTCACTTCTGCTTGTTTTCTGTGCTACATGTCATTTTTATGCTACATATGTAGAGTCTAATACAACCAACACCAGAACGACTGTATGCTGTGCCATCGCCATCCATGTCCTAAAGCGGGACACTAACTCCACCCCCTCTACAACACTCCTACATCCTTTTGCACAACAGCTGCTCACCCTCATCCAGCCTTCTGAAGGAGAGAGGTAGACAGAAAAGAGTTTCTGATCATCTATGACCTTACTCTGAGAATAATCAGATCCATAAACTAGGCTTTAGTCCTTGTCACAGCATGATATAAGTAACAGGCTTCACTGTTTTCTATCCCAAACTTGGCAGAATTTGGCAACTGGATCCAACAATCCTTAGAATAAGCCCAGATCTTCTCAATGAAAGGCACTACACAAACCCCACCTCATGAGGGTGTAAGTCCATTCCTACTTCACAGCTCACTAAGTTTAGCTTCACCAACTGTTTAGATATTCAAAATGCTAGACAATTATGCcctgtactaaaaaaaaaaaaaaaaaatcaagttctgCCTTGAAACAGTATGTTAAAAACTCATATTTGCATGGCTATTACTTGAAAGGGTATGAAGACCCATAATTTGTTTATATACAGGAAACAGAAGCTATACCATGACCAGAAGTGACAAGAAAGCCACCAGGGAAGGAAAGCAGTGGGCAGGTGCACAGCACAGGGCCGGAGCGAGCCCAGCAAGCCCAGCTCCTCAGCTCAGAGATAACGGTCTCAGGGAGAGGCTGCTCAGGgaagaggctgagtcaggggcTTTTTTCTTCTACCTTGTACCCAGGAACTGACTTGGACAGTACAGAACGTTTGGAGCCATCTTTTCTTGGAGTGGCCACTTTGTCTTTTGATTTCTGTCTTCCCTGGAAGGTGTCCTCCTGGCTGTCAGGGGGGCTGTCTCCTTCAGACACATTGCCTGAGGAGCTGTCCTGTAgcaaaagaagtaaaaacaaaggTTCCTTGGAATTAAGACCAAGTTGAGTctcagggttttattttttttgttggtttattttattttgtttgcttttttaagatagggtttctctgtgtagcattggctatccttactctgtagaccaggcttgcctcgagctcaaagatctgcctgcctctactcctgtgtgctggaattaaaggtgtgcaccaccaccacctggcaagtctcaattttttaaatgacacaaaactttttgaaattttttgtttttgtttttgtttttgttttttgttttttgtttttttgtttttcgagacagggtttctctgtgtagctttgcgccttttcctggaactcacttggtagcccaggctggcctcgaactcacagagatccgcctggctctgcctcccgagtgctgggattaaaggcatgcgccaccaacgcccgacactttttgaaattttatccAATGAAAAGTACAAAGATGATTCTAAGAAATTTATTCtaatagagtaaaaaaaaaaaaaggccatgttAAAAGTTATTTGCCCTTCTAATAACTCTATTAGCAAGTATCCTAGTCAACTATGTTTTCTGATTTAAGTCAACAAAAATGGAATTACCAACTTCAACTATTATATTACACACCTTCAAAACTTTTCATGCCACGGGGATgcatattcttttatatttataaaaatacttatttttcctGAGTGATAGAAGTCATTATGAAAGTCCTTTAAATATATAATCATTTTCAAACTGTAAAAGATGCAAGGCCATACCCCTACCTACAATAgtatgacattttatttgttcaaagGACAAGACCTCAGTATCTGACCATtgaattcattttataatttaaagttttataacaACTTTATATTCACATAAATTATGAACACTGAAGGAAAAGAATTAAACACCCTGCAGTGACTGAGCACATGAACAcgtctgtctctttctgttttctcagtgTATTTATATTGTACAGAAGCCCAGGCTCTCTCATACATACCTATAGCCTTATAATGTGGTTTCATTCTGGCAGTATAatactgcatgtgtgtgcacatgtgatcaCACTGTATATGCATCAATTTTCACATGATCAATGTGTGTACACAATCATGTTGGTAAAGTACTATAAACATTTTCTCATATTCTTTGAACTGCATTTcttttgtgtaaatgtatcaccaCTGTggataaagatttatttctaaaatccactaaaatcaactttttttttctatttaaacttTGCTAACATCTAATTAAGTCCTTAGAATTAATTGTTATCAAATTTTCCAGGTCAAAATCTGTGAAAAAATGCTGGGTATGCTGTCAAAATGCTTCCCTCAGATATTAGATTAATTTATATTCCTCAGAACAGTGTAATAAAATTGAGTTCATCATTCCTAACTTCCATAGCTCCTTTCCAGTAACTGACAGGAGGCATCATCACTTGTTTAAGACCTTGTTTCATGTCACACATAAATATGTGTTAGAAGCTGTTGCAGACAGGGAAATATAATGCTACTCAATGACAGCACATATTTGAGTTGGCTACAATGTAAGGTATAAGATGGCTGGGGCTTAAAGTGTACTTCTGAAGAAAGTCACAACCCTAAACCACCACTGTCCTTCATGCCCCAAAGGCAAACTTCTTTTTAGCAGCttaatttttttgtataaaaAACGGCACCCAGAGAAACTAAATACACAGTCCAGCATGTTAGTAAGCTAATGTTTTCCTACAGGAAGCCTCAGGTTAAGCAAAAGGAGCACAAGGTAATGTGCTGCCCTGGCCCAAGAAAACACATTTCTCGACAGCAAAGCTCAGTCTGCTTTGTTCAGTACTGTCATCAGCATAAGCAGAAGTTGGATACAAGAATTATTAATGTTCTATACAATTGCCTATCTTGCTCAAAATAGAAGATGTCAATATAAAACATGCCTAAAAAAGCAATGAACAACCTGCTTACATCAGCACACAATAAATATTCATGGTGAAAATTTTCTAGAAATATATGCAATTGTCCTGTTCAAACAGTATGGTAATAAAGTTCAACTTAACATTCTAGGAAAGCAATCATCAAGTCATCAAAGGATGCCTCCTGTTAAGGTAAAGGCCTACCGAAGTGCCTTTATTTTTCCGTTTCTCATCCCCTCGACCATCTTCGCCATCATCTGAATCACCATCACTATCTAGTGCCGGGAGCTCTGGGTCCAGGGGCGGTTCATACAGGGCTGTGTTTAATGGCAAGTACCGAAGCTCATCTGGTGAGTACCTAAATTCAGAAAGGTTGCTTTCATTCTTACTTGAATATTAAATAGGTAAAAGCTACCTTTTAAGCTGTGAAATTAGCCTTAAGCTTCTCACAAATACTTCACAAAAATAGGgcaggagattttttttaattttgatcatCAGGTGGGAATAAGTAATAAATTTTAGAAATCTGAACATTTTTTCCCAAGTGATCATGCAGTTGATCCTACCTAAATGTAATGTCTTTCCCTTTACCCTCAAagcaagaaaaaataatgaataatgtGTCAACAGACAAGAGTGAAACCCAAGCAGTCCAGGGCAACACATGAACCCCTGGACCCAGGCCATCTCATGTTCATGTTCAGCTACATATACTGAGTTGTGGCAACTTCTGAGCTGCATCCTTACACTCAATAGGCTCAGCAGAGAGTCTACCTCTTGAAATTGACAAGACAACTAAGCAATTTCATGAAGTACACTGAACAATTAGGAAAGCTTTTAACAGCAgttactttaaaacattttgtgaAGCATGCATTTACACCAACATTTACACATCTCCTAGTCTGGTGGCACACAGCCCTCCTGGCCTCAAGACATCACAGCAGAACAAAGGGACTGGCAGAACACCACCAGATTTTTAACAACTTccagattaaaaaaatttaagttaaaattttGCACAATTAGACTATCAAACAGCAAATGTAGTTCTATGCACTGTGGTAAATCATGTTTTCTGAAGACCATCTATTCTGAGAACAGGTTTCTAGAATGAGGTCATCTGCTGGAAGAAAAGCTACGGTTTTGAAACAAGAGGAACCCATTAGACCTGGTTTGAAAGGTTTTGGTTATATTTAGGATGGAAACCGGAAATAAGTACAATTACAGGAAGGTGTGTCCATGCTTgccctggtactcactctgtccCTTCTTTTAGTCACACGCTCCACTCTGCACTGCATTTGTGAGCACCACTTAAGAAGGCACTGGAGAGGAATCTGAAGCTAAACCTACCAGAGGCTCTGATTTCAGAAAAGCTTCCCAGTAGTACCAAACTACTGGGCTGTGTGCCATAGTGTGAGTACCAAAGAGCTACAGATCTCAGGGACTTGTCTGTGACAGATCCAGACAGGGCAGGCAGAGTCATGAGCACTCCAGACTTCATCAGGAGGCCTGCACATTCAGACAGAATGGCATACTTTACACAGAACCCAAGAAGAAAAATGCAGACACAAATCCTATTTGTGTTTTGGTGTCACTGATAAACCTAAGTGTTTAGGAGGCTCTAAAACCAAAGATAACTAAAAACACTGAATACCTCTTATAATACTCCTGGAACTGTCCGGGGATGAGAGCCACTGGGTAAGAACTGACCTTTGTTCGGTCTGTTGGCAACACTTTGTACTTTCCTTGAGGCACTTGGATAACCTGTGTTAACATCAAGAAATGTGAAAACTGACCCCAACCTGGGAGTCTAGGCTTCAAGAAAAGAATTCCCATGTGTACACTCCATCTATGTCCCCACTCCATAGAAAAGCTAGCAGTTTAAGTGATGCTGTAGCAACAATCAAAGGGATGGTTAGCGCTTTCTGGCTGCATGCTTGAGTTCTGTGCCTGTTATTCACCAGGTGCACAGACTGAAGAAAGGAGGGATGTCTCTGGCTCACCACCGTCTTTCACAAGGTTGAAAACCTCTCTGGAACTCAGCTGCTCCTTCTATGAAATGTGGGGACACTGGTCTAACCTCATGAGGCTCCCATCAAAACCAGAGACAAGCACAGTATGCTGCTCTTACCACTCTTGGGACACAGGGATTATGATACACAGCTACTGTTAGTCTTGCTCAGTAAACTCACAATCAAAAAGAAGAGAGATTTCAGgaaaaagagaggggaagagggcagGGAAATGCATTATTCAATACATCATTAAAAATGGTATCTTAACTTCTGTGAGAAAAGAAATACAGCTAGCAccataataatagtaaataataatgataataataataatataaagggagtgatgaccattctgcaataaaaacaaagacccaGATACTACTGAACTAAGTCCCCCTACATGTGTCTGTAGGTCAAAGTACGCTCTTCTTTCTTCCATGCGCTCCCGGTTTAAGTTGCTGTTGAACTCAGCTGCCTTCTTAGCAGCTTTCTTAATGTACTCAGGTACTTTGCTGGCTTCAACTTTCTGAGTATTCTGTTGTTGCATTTgctgaaagaaaaatgttagttagaaatcataaataattttataaaaatagtttCTCCACCCCCTAAAACAGATGTCAGTCACTTCAAATCACTTACAGAATACTCTTTATAATGATCTGTAATTCTCTGACGTTCCTTTTCTTGTAGAATAACAGAATATTCAGCATGTTTAGCTGGATATTCTTTTATCATTAAATCAATCACTTCATCGCTGCGCAATGCTGTTAAACCTATTTTAGAACACCcccaaaaagtaaagaaaatcttTTAAGGCCAAGTGAACACAGGTACTTTTTCAAAACTAGTTTCTTTTTCAAActattctacattaaaaaaacaaacaaaaaaacccacaacaatcAAAGCAAaattactacattttaaaatagtaagTTACCCTTCATAATAAAGTCAAGCAATCAAAACTAAAGGTTATCTAGTAAGGACAAAGAAATCAATTTTTCAACCAAATGAGTTTTAGATTTTACGTAAAGTATAAGAATATACTTAGAAATAATTGTGAAATAatgatataactatatataaaataatgatataAGCCACTAATAATACAGgatatataaaaaattatttctcaatATATATTTCCTACTCTCCAAATCTCTATATCAGAAATACACATTTCACATTCACACAATTCACATTTCACATTCACCAGTCTACATACGCCATGTAGATTTTGCCCAGTGCTGTGATGAATTTCACACTGAAAAGTACCTTTAGCATTAACACACTCACCAAAGAAAAAGGATATATAAAGTATATGCTAAGATGAACTAACAATTTAACAAGATTTGCCTTTTAAAAGATAAGGATctatgggttcaatccccagcactacagagaGATAAAAGTCTATACTTAGatacaaatatacattttattcatgtcctttacattttaaaatgaagtcaaCTCAGCATTTAAGTAATctattttattaactttgtaaACACTTTAGGACATGTGACATTTATCCGGTATCACCTACAGTGTTCAGCATAAAAGACACACTAGGTGCTGATTACCTAGTGTGCACTGTGTTTCTGTAATGACGTTTAATTCTCTCAGGTAGAGTTTCTCCTTGTGAGATAAATCTCGTCGCTCTAAATCTCCAAAAGCAGAACAAAAGGagtattaaaaactaaaactatacatttgaagactttaaaaaattttaaaaactattttaaacacATCTCTTACTGCATATTCTAAGTATCATTAATACTGAGGtaactacacaaacacacacaaaaaaaaaaccttacaaattAGAGAAATAGACAGTAGAAAACTAAAACTAGAATAATCCAAAGTAAAGCATGCAACTATATTAGGGCAGTTCATCAGGAATGGTTCTCTACAATCCAGGCATGGCTTAGAGCTAACTCTATGCTTGAAGTCAGAACAACAGGAAAATCAAAAACCTAGGCtataaagtgattttatttttttttcaaaatagccTCAAGCAGttaggtatggtgacacacacctgtaatttcagtacttACTCTGCCCTTAAATAACTTGGTGGTACCTAAAAACATACTAACTATAGAGTCTGAGGTACTGAGTGATAATGTAAACTACATTCAGCAAGTGTACTTGCTTTGTAAGTATGTAAAATAGAAATCATTCATAACCAAGACCTGGAATTGTTAGGGGTCAGATGTCATCCATTATACACTAAGCCTTAAGTACCTGGATATTTCCGCTTGAAGGAAGTCACACCCAGATATTCACTGACTTGTTCCTGAAGCATATAGTACTCTCCTGTTTCATCAGGTGGCCATTTGTACTCTATTAAGTTTTCTGCTGGGTAGTAACTAAAGCTGAGACATAAACACATATTATGCCTTACATGTggcatttattacattttaatcatttatatttcaaattattttaaaataatttgaagtactgaaattcatttttattattgctaTATTTATCAAGACAaattacaaaagaataaaaataattatctaaAACCTCACATAAAAAAATTCACTGAAAGTGGCTGGACagaaggctcagtagttaagggcacttgtgGCTCTTGGAAAAGACcagaagttcagttcccagtatcacatcaagcagctcacaaccacctatgactccaactccaggagatctaGTATgatctggtctctgcaggtaccacacccacatgtgcatacatacataaagacatataaataaaaatttaaaaaaaaaaaaaaaaacaagattccTAACTTCTAGGCCTAAGAGACCAAAGCAAGGCAGCAACAACTCTCGAGTCTTTTTAATATTCACTACAATTACTTCATGCATACCAGATACAACTTAAGCAACTTCTGATCCTTGTGTATTTCTCAGTAAGTCACAAACACCAAGAAAAACAGAACCCCAGGACCTCTTTCTCAGTGAACTAGACAGTAAGCTATAATTTATTTCTTATGCTCTACAAACCCAGAAGCAAAGAACAGACCTGTTTTGGAAGTTCAGGTGTACTGCACACAACTATAATCCTGAATCTCAGAGTATTATGACTGCCTCAATCTGGACCGTCTAACTCTATAGTAGAGGCAAGAGTGTAACAGTACtctattacatttattcatttaaaaaaaaaaaaaactttccatttcctttttactGTTGAGTTATGGGACTTCTCTACATATTCTGCAAATTAATTCCTTTATCAGATATACGGTTTGTAAGTATTTTCTAGCATTCTATGGCTCTTTTTACCCAACAGTTGACAGTGTCACATTTTTCCCCGTTTATATAATTTTGATGTTGTCTAAGTTTTATAACTTTTGTTTTGGTGTTATATCTAATAATCTGTTGCTAACTCAGGGTTTTCTAGGCAGTTTTTATATTTAGGATTTGGATTCCTTCTGAGCTACTTTTTGCATATAATATGACAGGAGATGAGGTTCCTTTCCatactttttatgtttatattacttcctagcaccaggtttggGAACAGTGTttcatggcgcatgcctttaatcccagcattctgagtttgaggccaacctcatctacatagtgagttccaggacattcaaagctacatagtaagaccctgtctcaaaaaaaaaaaaaaaaaaaaaaaaaaaagaaaaaaaaaaaaagaaatggacagagAAGTAAAACAGATGTTTCTccaaaaatacaaatcaaatagACAAAAACCACCTAAGAAGATATACAACAAACATCACTAGCCATGGTATACAAAACCAAATCACAGGGAGGGATGACTTCATCTCTTTCAGTATGGCTATCATCAAACAAGAAGAACCAAAAATAATGCTGCAGGGTTGTAAAGAATTAGAAGTCTGTGTGTTGTTGATGGGAACACAGAATGGTACAACTGCTATGTGTAGGTCCTCCAAGAGCTAAATATAAAATTACCGTATGATACAACTTTCTACTTCTAGTTATATGCCAAGGTATTAAAAACAGGGATTCTGAATGCCAATGTTCACATTAACTACCCCAGCCTATaggtgaataaacaaaatgtagtgATACATACATTGGAATATCCTATTGTTCAGGCTTCAGGAAATTCTGACATGAACTCCAACACAGATGAACCTTAAAGACATTCTGCTAATGGATAAGCCAGATGCCACAGGGCAAGTGCTGTATGATTCACACTCAGGGGCAGAAAGTAGAGCTGCAGTAGAGGGCAGCCAGAGGCAAGGAGAACAGGCGGCACTGGAGGGTTAGCCATTTGAGTTACTGAGTTTTGGAACAGGATGACAGTAACGGTCGCACAACACTGGGATGTGATTTATACCACTGAACAACACACTAAACAGTGTGTCAATGCTGAGTTTTATGTACCTAATTTACCATAATTCTTTAATAGTTCTCAGGAACAAGACCTACTTTGGTGTTGTATtatatgaccttttttttttttttcttaagatttgtttttttaattttttgctttgtgtgtacgtgtgtgcacacgcatCTACGGAGGCCAGAGTGAGACACCAGATCCTCTGCAGCTCACAGGCCATTGTGAGCAGTCATGTGGACACCAgcaaccaaactccagtcctctgaaagagcatcaagcactcttaactgttgaaccatctctccagcccataaatataatttttaataactgtttctGCTGCCTGGTGTGGGCAAGGGAAGAAGAGGGCAAAACAATCTACAAAAGCTACTCCTGAACCTTAAAGTAGCAGTACCTGAGATCTTGACTGGAAGTCTCACAACTTCTGGAGCTGTCTCCTGAGCCCATTCGCCTTCGTTTAGATGGATGGGTCCCATCATTTGAGTTCTCTTCATTATCATCCTGTACATTtaaacaattagaaaaaaaacagaaaataaaagaaccaattaaaaaaacaaagaatgattATGTATCTTTCCAGTTTGCCTAGGACTCAACAAGAGAAAGCGTATTTCTAACTAGTGTCTTTAGAAAACTTAATTTCATACAATAATTAAAAGGACAAAGTATTTGTTATAAGCAAGAAGTGgaataaaactaaaaactgaCCTTcaattcaaacaaaataaaaattttaactacAATTTTAACAATATATTCTACTTTCACTTTCTTACCAACTGGGTGGGTGTATACCACTCAAAAATTAAAGCAAGTCTTCCTATTTGAGCTGGGGAAAAAATAAGCATCAACAAATTTTACAGCACCCTCCAACTTACACCTGGCTCACAGGAATGTATTCTAATTAGCTACTTTGGAGACACAGGATCGAACACAGGTTACCAAGTCTAACTACATTCTCTTTCTTACACTGCAGAAATTAAGCACATTGTGATAAGCTCATCCAGGATATATGTTGTTCAGCCATTCCATAAAGGAAATGAGTAACTGAATGGTTTTAAAACAATTTACATACTACTCgaggcttatttttttaattttttaataataaaaagtcaTATTTTTAATCAAGGTTAATATAGCTCCTAACACTACTACTCTcactatatattaaaattaaaaacttcgAAAAAGAATAAAGAGGCAGCACAGGTCACCATACTGGGAACTGCCCTCCACCAGCTGTGTGGTAATGCTTACTTCAAGCTTCTCCTTGTCCTAAAAGTTGGGTGGCGGATGCAAGGATTAAGTAAGCAATACGTGGAGAGCACTAAGCGCCAGGGCTAGCACATAACTGTCTGATATGTTAACGTTATTAGTGGTACGGTTTCACATTTTGTCTCTAGCACCTAGGAACTTACTAAAATTGTTTTCCAAATagaaaaacattgaaataatTCTCCTCTTCACTCATCAAAAATGAAGTCAGTTAAACAGACTGAATTTCTCTTTACGACTAACAGTCAAGTAGAAgtagaaaaagaatattttttcttaaaatttctctcTTTTATAGTACTCATACATTGGACAGTTCACTTTAAGCACTGAAGTACCTATTTTATGTGTGAACATGTTAAgggttttcgtttttgttttttatgtcaaCAATGTCCTTTAGTTGAAAACAATGAttcacttgaaaagaaaaaacgGAAGTTGACACTGAGAAGTTTAGAAGCAAGAGGTGGGCATCCCGAGGTCTGCCTTCGTCACAGGCCCTCTCAGCGGCAAGGTCCTCAGGCCACCCTGGCCCGCCAGCCCTCGGGCTCCGGGGAGGTCCGCGGGGAGGGACGGGGCACGTGGCCCGGGCCCCTCGGCTGAGGTCCCGCTCGGCGTCTTCCCGACTCCGATCCCCAAGGCCGCAACTTTTCCGAGTTTCCCGGGCTGCGGGCGACCCGCCCGTGCGCCCCGGCGCTTCGTCCCAGCCACACCTCCTGTCTTTTCCGGTCCCCACTACCCCGGACAACTTCCCACACCGCCGTGCAGGTCGGCCCCGGGTCTGCGCCCACCGTCGGCCGCACTTGTTGCTCCCTGACCCGCCGCCGGTCCCCGCGGTCCCTCCGCT includes:
- the Phf10 gene encoding PHD finger protein 10 isoform X2 codes for the protein MAAAGPGAALSPRRCDSDPASPGAQSPKDDNEENSNDGTHPSKRRRMGSGDSSRSCETSSQDLSFSYYPAENLIEYKWPPDETGEYYMLQEQVSEYLGVTSFKRKYPERRDLSHKEKLYLRELNVITETQCTLGLTALRSDEVIDLMIKEYPAKHAEYSVILQEKERQRITDHYKEYSQMQQQNTQKVEASKVPEYIKKAAKKAAEFNSNLNRERMEERRAYFDLQTHVIQVPQGKYKVLPTDRTKVSSYPVALIPGQFQEYYKRYSPDELRYLPLNTALYEPPLDPELPALDSDGDSDDGEDGRGDEKRKNKGTSDSSSGNVSEGDSPPDSQEDTFQGRQKSKDKVATPRKDGSKRSVLSKSVPGYKPKVIPNALCGICLKGKESNKKGKAESLIHCSQCDNSGHPSCLDMTMELVSMIKTYPWQCMECKTCIVCGQPHHEEEMMFCDVCDRGYHTFCVGLGAIPSGRWICDCCQRAPPTPRKVGRRGKNSKEG
- the Phf10 gene encoding PHD finger protein 10 isoform X3; the encoded protein is MAAAGPGAALSPRRCDSDPASPGAQSPKDDNEENSNDGTHPSKRRRMGSGDSSRSCETSSQDLSFSYYPAENLIEYKWPPDETGEYYMLQEQVSEYLGVTSFKRKYPDLERRDLSHKEKLYLRELNVITETQCTLGLTALRSDEVIDLMIKEYPAKHAEYSVILQEKERQRITDHYKEYSQMQQQNTQKVEASKVPEYIKKAAKKAAEFNSNLNRERMEERRAYFDLQTHVIQVPQGKYKVLPTDRTKVSSYPVALIPGQFQEYYKRYSPDELRYLPLNTALYEPPLDPELPALDSDGDSDDGEDGRGDEKRKNKGTSDSSSGNVSEGDSPPDSQEDTFQGRQKSKDKVATPRKDGSKRSVLSKSVPGYKPKVIPNALCGICLKGKESNKKGKAESLIHCSQCDNSGRWICDCCQRAPPTPRKVGRRGKNSKEG
- the Phf10 gene encoding PHD finger protein 10 isoform X1, with the protein product MAAAGPGAALSPRRCDSDPASPGAQSPKDDNEENSNDGTHPSKRRRMGSGDSSRSCETSSQDLSFSYYPAENLIEYKWPPDETGEYYMLQEQVSEYLGVTSFKRKYPDLERRDLSHKEKLYLRELNVITETQCTLGLTALRSDEVIDLMIKEYPAKHAEYSVILQEKERQRITDHYKEYSQMQQQNTQKVEASKVPEYIKKAAKKAAEFNSNLNRERMEERRAYFDLQTHVIQVPQGKYKVLPTDRTKVSSYPVALIPGQFQEYYKRYSPDELRYLPLNTALYEPPLDPELPALDSDGDSDDGEDGRGDEKRKNKGTSDSSSGNVSEGDSPPDSQEDTFQGRQKSKDKVATPRKDGSKRSVLSKSVPGYKPKVIPNALCGICLKGKESNKKGKAESLIHCSQCDNSGHPSCLDMTMELVSMIKTYPWQCMECKTCIVCGQPHHEEEMMFCDVCDRGYHTFCVGLGAIPSGRWICDCCQRAPPTPRKVGRRGKNSKEG